GTGGAATCGTTGAATATAGTTGCAAGGTTAGATAAGTTTGAAACCATCGGCATCATGTATTCTATAGACTTGAAAAGTATTGTCATCACATCTAGATGCCTCATATTTATCCAACAAACTTTTACACTTGCTTAAGATTTGAATCAGAGATCCGGTTTCGCCATTTATATTATAAATGGTAGCAGAACAATGATATATTTTTTAACTTTGATGGTCTTAGAGCAATAGTACAATTCTCAGTTTTGTCACATAAAATAAAACATGTCAATCTTTTTTTTATCTATAAATTAGGTATCATTCAATATCCATATATTTGATATGTCGATTCGCAAATTCTTCCCGAAGACCTTACAAGTACTGGACTGCAATTAATTAATGAGATGACCAAATTAAACTTAGAGCATTAAAAGAGCCTGATCACCCTAAAAATTGCGCGTCCAACACAAGTATATATGTACAATGAGCTTACATTATTAAAAAAGAAATAGTAATTGAGAAAGGGTAAACCTTGTCTCTTAGGAAACAAGATGTTTAGGAACTAACAACGAATAAAAAATTGACATGTGATAATTttgatttttttaaattttttatattaAAGATGTGTTTGGTTAGTATCATGTtattgaagttttttttttttaatacataaATATTGTTAGTTAATTATTATAACCGATAATAAATTTTTGAAACTAGAAGATAATCTTCAAAAGAAGTTTCaataatttttttttctattaTCCTATTTTATCTAAccaaacacatttttaataaaaataaatttagaaAATCAGATTTAGCACATGTCTATTTAAAAAACCAGATTTAATGTCCTATTTTTTTATTGAAAAATCATTATCATGTATAGATAATTTTATTCCACGAAAATTGAACAAAATACATAGGTGTATATTTAGAATTCTTCATCGCTACATCATGTGCTTACAAACCACAAGCACTTATTACATGAAAGACGGCTACATACTCCAATTTACTGCATGTATCACTCAACTAAGacaccaaaaatatatatatatttatatatatgtataaataatgatGAATAGTTTAGTTGCATTCATTAGGATTGGTCAAGAGATAAGCTTCAATGGCCTTGAACATACCTTCACCCTTTGCTTGACCGCCCTTCAAAACATCTTCGGATACATCAGCACCATCAACGGTGTAAATAGTGGTCTTCAACTTCAAGATGGAACCTCCATCAGGGGAAGCTACAATCTTATTCTCGTGAGATATTTTTTCAATCTTATCGTTCATAAAATCTCCTTCGATTACGCTATAGTTGTATGTCAGATTAGCCTCATCAATTGAATCGATCCTATGCTTCATATAGCCTTCTTTTGGGCCTGTCATCATATTAAATGAAATATATAATTGATCATCGATTTCTAACTTTCATTAATAAAATTTCTTTTAATGTTAATCACTTTCTGAATTAGTTGTAACTTAAGATACCGCTAAACTTTACATCTTGAATTAGTTGAAATTATTTAAAGCTTCATTAATGGCAAAATCCGTGTATTTTGTTGTTgtgtgagtataattaatgattttagTTACCTTCTTGAAAAGTAATCTTCTTAATGGTTCCGGCTCCTCCATCACCTTCGATGATCTCGGTACTTTTGATGATCTGAGGTGCAACCTTAGCTGAGAGTTTATCGGTTTCGACGGCCATCGCTTTGAACATTCTAGTGGGAGCGATGGGAGTAGTGGTCTCATTTTCGAAAGTGAAaacacccataattttcttagaaaACTAAAAGATACTAAGAATTGATGTGAGATAAAGCGGATGTAATTTGATTGCAAAGATGATGGTGTTTGATGTGAGGAGATTAGAGAACTCAAATGAATGGTATTTATAGACTGAGCTTCGAGGTGATCGGGCAAGCAAATTTTTGTTTGGTCGCAACTTCAAACAAAAATGACGAACGCATATTGACCAAAGATAAAAATGACGATCGACGTTTGAATTATCGAACTTTAGCAACCCCCTAAATTAAAATATGCTAGAAAGGACAATGGTCATCAGTGGTGGCTGCGGCCTATTGAATTATATATCTTTTTGGCTCGTCTCTGTGATGGCGGCATATGCCATATAGCTAGCAATTAGCAAGATCAAAGCGATATTTGAGTTATGAATCGTCTCTAATTTTCTTTTAATCTATCCTGATATCATCACATCCGATCGTCACGAATCTAATCTTTCGTTCTAATTATCAGTATATAAAATGGTTGGGAACGGACATGGGATGGGATGGTCTCTATTATTTGGCTTATTTGTTTAAATAGGAAAGTTTCCATCAGTAATGTTATATGTTACTCCACTTGATACTATTTTATTATTTTTCTCATATATTAGTTACAGGTgtgaggaaaaaaaaaaaaaagaacttaaTCCATCTTAATATATTATCGAAAATTCAATcactgtattataaaaaaaaaaagaataaaaaaaaaattcaatcactGTGTGTATTTCGTTTTAGTATATATATTCAATTCTAGTTATAATGCCAAGTTTATAATTGGCAAAAGATACAGTATTTAATGAAAGAAAAATAATCATTGATAAGTTTGAAAGCATACGTGGAATCTTTGAATATAGTTGCAAGATTAGATAAGTTTGAAACCATCGGCATCATGTATTCTATATAGACTTGAAAAGTATTGTCATTGCATCTAGATGCCATATTTATCCAACAATTTTTTACACTTGCTTAACATTTGAATTTAAATCCTGTTTCACTAATATATAAAATAATGCTTAAGATTTGAATTAGATCATGTttcaataataaataaaataacgtACGCGTAGCAGAACAATGTATACCTCGGTGTTACTTTTTTTATCCatcttatataaaaaaaatgacaaTTAATTAAGatgcgttttttttttttcatttcgttTTGACTCGTCTCGATTCGATTGGGTTTGATTGTGATTTTGAATGATTGATCTTGATTTTAGTTGATTTGATTTGATTAGTTAGTGGATGATTGTGGTATggctaaatatatattataatatgaaaAAATGTAGTGTAGGTAGGCTTGTTGTATGTGGttgaatatatattataatatttttaaaatatataatggtagttaataatataaaatatttaaCTATAGTTAATTGATATGAGTTAAGTTATGTTTTGAGTCAAAATGAATCAAGATGAATCAAAATAAGTTGAATCGAGACAAGTTAAAATAAAACGAAAAACAAACGGGACCTTAAAGACGgaaataatataaattaataatatatatacttctcAATTTTATAcacaaaataaaaaataagtatGTCAATCTTTTCTATCTATAAATTAATTAGACGTGTCATTATATTTAATATCCACTTATACAATGTATTGATGACTTATACAAGGTGGCCATGGCTATAGACTGTTTGTTGGGTCCTTCATTATCATATTGTGTGTTGTTTATCAGATTACATGTGTCGTAGATTAGGTTTTTTTGTAGTGTAATGAACTCCTAAGTATGGTAGGGCATGAGATCCTGAATGATATAAACGAGTTAGGCGATTACACAAGATTAAGAAACGCTATCGATCCCACAATCAATCATGAATGCAAATCTAATAAATCAATAGTAAACTAATTCGCAAGCACAGTGCTACGATATAATCCATAATATTGTGTGTAAGCGTCACAACAAGCTGCATCTTCACTTTGATCAACGATAGAACAAGATCTGCTTTGCGAGAAATTCACGCACCGCCACCAACACCGTCTTTTTTGGTGGCTCCGTCATTGGTAATCATCGGATTTCGAAAAATTTTAAATGGTCAGACTCGTTTTAACGAGATAAACATCATGGTGATGTATGATTTTTCAAATTTCGAACCGTTTGGTGTAGATCTAAACTTAAAGTTTTAGCCACCGCACCTTTAAGCTTAGATCTACACAAAACAGTTCGAAGTTTGTAAAATCTGACACCACCACGACGTTTAACTTATTGAAACGAGTCCGGTCATATAAAAATTACCGAAATCCGGGGACTATGCACGGTGGCTCCGCCGAAAGTGGCGGCCGGCCTATCGCGGTAGTGGTCGGAATATGGGTTTTCTTTTATGAAGGTTGATGATGCGGACATATCATTTTTGCTCAGTCATCGAATGAGGTGGTTCTTATTTTGCAATGACAAGGCTGATACATGTGCATTTTTTGACGAAAATGATGATTTTGTTAGCAATCCTAACAGAAAGGTATGATTTTGTTAGCGATTTTTCGCGAGGTAGCAACTTGTTAAGAAAATGCAATTTCAAATAGGAAAAATGTTAATATCCCATTCTTTAAGACATTTAATGCGAGGGTAAAAAATAATTTCGCATATTTTTTGTTATTTCTGGCCACAAACCGGACGGTTCGATTCGTTTTTTGTAAAGATCCAACGGATGAGACCAATAAACAATGCTAATAATAGTGATTTGAGTCTATTTGGATAATTTTTCTTTTTCTCCTATATACTTCTAGTAATAATATAGAGGACC
This Rutidosis leptorrhynchoides isolate AG116_Rl617_1_P2 unplaced genomic scaffold, CSIRO_AGI_Rlap_v1 contig95, whole genome shotgun sequence DNA region includes the following protein-coding sequences:
- the LOC139885312 gene encoding major allergen Pru ar 1-like, with the protein product MGVFTFENETTTPIAPTRMFKAMAVETDKLSAKVAPQIIKSTEIIEGDGGAGTIKKITFQEGPKEGYMKHRIDSIDEANLTYNYSVIEGDFMNDKIEKISHENKIVASPDGGSILKLKTTIYTVDGADVSEDVLKGGQAKGEGMFKAIEAYLLTNPNECN